One genomic window of Panicum hallii strain FIL2 chromosome 6, PHallii_v3.1, whole genome shotgun sequence includes the following:
- the LOC112898001 gene encoding myb-related protein 308 — protein sequence MGHHSCCNQQKVKRGLWSPEEDEKLIRYITTHGYGCWSEVPEKAGLQRCGKSCRLRWINYLRPDIRRGRFTAEEEKLIISLHAIVGNRWAHIASHLPGRTDNEIKNYWNSWIKKKIRKPVVSTTSSSVTTSSPPCSTAASDAAALGHLQTPFSAAEHQLDAIISQSLALPPKLGAGQDSPPAPLLPPHCPFFMFDTSVSPPSSLTSPGTVAQLQHPFLTFTAAAMDAPSFQLPPLVDGIGMGMATMDCGLGEERGHDHGGGNNGHAAGMANGGSCCYGQQQKQQEEEQLGQDQWDDESAQHLLMWDDDQELTSSNLEAMESGAHSLLFMGPNDHA from the exons ATGGGGCATCACTCCTGCTGCAACCAGCAGAAGGTGAAGAGGGGGCTCTGGTCTCCTGAGGAGGATGAGAAGCTCATCAGATACATCACCACCCATGGCTACGGGTGCTGGAGCGAGGTCCCGGAGAAAGCCG GTCTTCAGCGGTGCGGGAAGAGCTGCCGGTTGCGATGGATCAACTACCTCAGACCGGACATCAGGCGAGGGCGGTTcacggcggaggaggagaagctGATCATCAGCCTCCACGCCATTGTCGGCAACAG GTGGGCTCACATTGCCAGCCACTTGCCTGGCCGGACGGACAACGAGATCAAGAACTACTGGAATTCATGgatcaagaagaagatccgCAAGCCAGTAGTGAGCACGACGAGCTCGTCGGTGACGACGTCGAGCCCTCCATGCAGCACGGCGGCGTCGGATGCGGCGGCTCTTGGCCACCTGCAGACACCGTTCAGCGCGGCGGAGCACCAGCTCGACGCCATCATCAGCCAGAGCCTAGCGCTGCCGCCGAAGCTGGGCGCCGGCCAAGActccccgccggcgccgcttctGCCTCCGCACTGCCCCTTCTTCATGTTCGACACCAGCGTCAGCCCGCCGTCGTCGCTGACGTCGCCGGGTACGGTGGCCCAGCTGCAGCACCCCTTCCTCACcttcacggcggcggcgatggacgCGCCGAGCTTCCAGCTGCCTCCCCTGGTGGACGGCATCGGCATGGGCATGGCAACCATGGACTGCGGCTTAGGTGAGGAAAGAGGTCATGATCATGGAGGAGGCAACAATGGCCACGCGGCCGGCATGGCGAACGGCGGCAGCTGCTGCTACGGGCAGCAGCagaagcagcaggaggaggagcagctAGGGCAGGATCAGTGGGACGATGAGTCGGCGCAGCACCTGCTGATGTGGGACGATGACCAAGAACTAACATCGTCCAACCTGGAAGCCATGGAAAGCGGTGCTCACTCCCTACTTTTTATGGGACCAAATGACCATGCATGA
- the LOC112896754 gene encoding small nuclear ribonucleoprotein E-like: MASTKVQRIMTQPINLIFRFLQSKARIQIWLFEQKDLRIEGRIIGFDEYMNLVLDDAEEINVKKNTRKSLGRILLKGDNITLMMNTGK, translated from the exons ATGGCGTCCACCAAGGTCCAGCGTATCATGACTCAGCCCATC AACCTCATCTTCCGGTTCCTCCAAAGT AAAGCGCGCATCCAGATCTGGCTGTTCGAGCAGAAGGATCTTCGGATTGAGGGTCGCATCATT GGATTCGATGAGTACATGAACTTGGTCCTTGATGATGCTGAGGAAATCAATGTTAAGAAGAACACTAGGAAATCATTGG GTCGGATACTTCTGAAAGGTGACAACATAACTTTGATGATGAACAC TGGCAAGTGA
- the LOC112896753 gene encoding uncharacterized protein LOC112896753 gives MSGGGRKAAGPSGEEAEVEALLRAAQDAVLLKLQANSHLVSSASASAPSVPLDGAAAALPDPLEDDLARRFDALKSRAAAPKPKPAGAGAAAPAAASGMDELEARFAALKGAAGPEKEARVRLEDLGGESSEDEEDEVDKVMRWAMDAARLDVATAGAGAGDKAKRAEAEEEKDDKSSVSSEDDDDERLQLEMARKRKEMAKSKTKSKWFFL, from the coding sequence atgagcggcggcggccggaagGCGGCGGGGCCCAgcggcgaggaggcggaggtggaggcGCTGCTCCGGGCGGCGCAGGACGCCGTGCTGCTGAAGCTCCAGGCCAACTCCCACCTCGTCTCCTCCGCATCCGCCTCAGCCCCGAGCGTTCCGCTcgacggcgccgcggcggcgttgCCCGATCCCCTGGAGGACGACCTCGCCCGCCGCTTCgacgcgctcaagtcccgcgcGGCGGCGCCGAAGCCGAAGCCAGCCGGAGCTGGAGCTGCTGCTCCTGCAGCTGCTAGCGGGATGGACGAGCTGGAGGCGCGGTTCGCGGCGCTgaagggggcggcggggccggaGAAGGAGGCGAGGGTGAGGCTGGAGGACCTGGGAGGGGAATCgtcggaggacgaggaggatgaGGTGGACAAGGTGATGCGGTGGGCCATGGACGCCGCGCGGCTCGACGTCGCCAcggcgggcgccggcgccggcgacaaGGCCAAGCGCGCCGAGGCGGAGGAAGAGAAGGATGATAAGAGCAGCGTGAGTAGCGAGGATGACGACGACGAGAGGTTGCAGCTGGAGATGGcgaggaagaggaaggagaTGGCCAAGAGCAAGACCAAGAGCAAGTGGTTCTTCCTCtga
- the LOC112896752 gene encoding uncharacterized protein At1g01500-like — protein MDHAPPPPDPGSCLEVRLFYVRLSPHGGAAPPPRLALELRPAAGGEAIHLALRLDRHDAASGEATYVSTAAARLAPPAAAFEVADHRGAALLRGSLRRCCPDAKAADSPAWEINCVPAAGAAASASAFEVYVAGCCAGEPAVLTRALRLATPEEAAGGLVRRRPGALTAAGNEGDNDMNTSSMQYPEGWYSDDDDGQLSWFNAGVRVGVGIGLGVCVGVGIGVGLLMRSYQATTRSLKRRFF, from the exons ATGgaccacgcgccgccgccgccggaccccgGCAGCTGCCTTGAGGTCCGCCTCTTCTACGTGCGCCTCTCGCCGCACGGCGGCGCGGCCCCTCCCCCTCGCCTCGCGCTCGAGCTCCGCCCggccgcgggcggcgaggccatCCACCTCGCGCTCCGCCTCGACCGCCACGACGCCGCCTCCGGGGAGGCCACCTACGTCTCCACCGCGGCCGCGCGGCTggccccgcccgccgcggccTTCGAGGTCGCCGACCACCGCGGCGCCGCGCTCCTCCGCGGCTCCCTCCGGCGGTGCTGCCCCGACGCCAAGGCCGCCGATTCCCCCGCCTGGGAAATCAATTGCGTCCCCGCCGCTGGGGCggccgcctcggcctcggccttCGAGGTATATGTTGCCGGGTGCTGCGCCGGCGAGCCCGCGGTGCTCACGCGCGCCCTGCGGCTCGCCACACCTGAGGAAGCTGCCGGTGGGTTGGTTCGCCGCCGGCCGGGGGCATTGACG GCTGCAGGCAATGAAGGTGACAATGATATGAACACTAGCAGCATGCAATACCCCGAAGGTTGGTACTCCGATGACGATGATGGGCAGCTCTCATGGTTCAACGCTGGTGTTCGAGTCGGCGTGGGGATTGGGCTGGGGGTCTGTGTTGGTGTTGGCATCGGCGTCGGGCTCCTCATGCGCTCGTACCAAGCAACGACCAGAAGCTTGAAGAGGCGGTTCTTCTGA
- the LOC112897292 gene encoding uncharacterized protein LOC112897292 yields the protein MTAAAWPVCTICYEDLRPLSDQHLHCLPACGHVFHALCLEQWLEYCPGGKKKRTCPVCKQPCGAAHPPTRLYFQSTGACPTQADPTSQDAPGGPDPEALATELARLEQKASSLGRVVEEQRDGIKNLNAEVARLMAKAATAEAMQEAARKEKECVQMLLNARTEELLRKTSECGRLQEKSLALAKELAALKLSSDMNLQEEEILKLASLGNHGNLENAVDVLKRSLAIRNKSYKELMIQCNVLGRSESRMQQKVEKAKELVKKLKARVQELEKELEEKENSLIRDLRPSKKLKADQTKSGNITANDGFPCPSAGNRNQTTKLDEVMQDSCNDKLDLNRLKPEAKSDLNSNGNFENKNADVIELDADDSAFGNEHKTQLSARPFGTDDNTLDSQNKSSLCQNDNRQTMAFECTITHVAKEASFLKNREATGKSTSLENLRAKLHIPQDTLFERTNMTTSTWEKETLTIDGISKQATRLTSGTGPQQVHNFNSLSDDFQSPGVPGMDGARKSIGKWCKSSTAPGSAAANPNRGSLIAVGPDGRGGNVKILRDLGRFQDSKSQALWPKAPKVGSKGGQSQIDHFFGKR from the exons atgaccGCCGCCGCGTGGCCGGTCTGCACCATCTGCTACGAGGACCTCCGCCCGCTCTCCGACCAGCACCTCCACTGCCTGCCCGCCTGCGGCCACGTCTTCCACGCCCTCTG CCTGGAGCAATGGCTGGAGTACTGCCCGGGCGGCAAGAAGAAGCGCACCTGCCCCGTCTGCAAGCAGCCCTGCGGCGCCGCGCACCCGCCGACCCGCCTTTACTTCCAGTCCACCGGCGCGTGCCCGACTCAGGCCGACCCCACCTCGCAGGACGCCCCCGGGGGCCCCGACCCGGAGGCGCTCGCCACCGAGCTCGCCCGGCTGGAGCAGAAGGCGTCGTCCCTCGGCAGGGTGGTTGAGGAGCAGCGCGACGGCATCAAGAACCTCAACGCCGAG GTTGCCAGGTTGATGGCGAAGGCAGCCACGGCGGAGGCGATGCAGGAAGCCGCGAGGAAGGAGAAAGAGTGTGTCCAGATGCTGCTCAATGCGAGAACAGAG GAGTTGTTGAGGAAGACATCAGAATGTGGTAGATTGCAGGAGAAGAGCCTTGCATTAGCCAAAGAGCTTGCGGCGCTGAAGCT GTCGTCTGACATGAACCTTCAGGAGGAGGAGATCCTTAAGTTGGCGTCACTTGGTAACCATGGGAACCTAGAGAATGCTGTTGATGTGTTAAAGAGATCGCTTGCTATTCGGAACAA GAGCTACAAAGAATTGATGATCCAATGCAATGTTCTTGGGAGATCAGAGTCTCGCATGCAGCAGAAGGTTGAGAAGGCCAAAGAGCTTGTAAAAAAGTTGAAG GCAAGAGTACAGGAACTTGAGAAGGAAttagaggaaaaagaaaatagtttgaTAAGGGACTTGAGGCCTTCAAAGAAATTGAAAGCAGACCAAACAAAATCAGGGAATATCACAGCTAATGATGGCTTCCCTTGTCCAAGTGCTGGGAACAGAAATCAAACAACCAAGCTTGATGAAGTGATGCAGGATTCGTGCAACGACAAGCTTGACTTGAACCGGTTAAAACCTGAAGCTAAGAGTGATCTGAATTCTAATGGCAACTTTGAGAACAAGAATGCAGATGTGATAGAACTAGATGCTGATGATTCTGCTTTTGGAAATGAACACAAGACACAATTATCTGCCAGACCATTTGGGACTGATGATAACACTTTGGATTCCCAAAACAAGTCTAGTCTTTGTCAAAATGATAACAGACAGACCATGGCATTTGAATGCACAATCACACATGTAGCAAAAGAAGCATCCTTCCTCAAAAACAGAGAAGCAACTGGAAAATCAACCTCTCTGGAGAACCTTAGGGCTAAACTGCATATTCCTCAGGACACTCTTTTTGAGAGGACTAACATGACAACTTCAACATGGGAGAAAGAAACACTAACAATTGATGGCATCTCCAAACAAGCAACAAGGTTGACTTCTGGCACTGGACCTCAGCAGGTTCACAACTTTAATTCTCTCTCTG ATGATTTCCAATCACCTGGAGTTCCTGGCATGGATGGAGCAAGAAAAAGCATCGGCAAATGGTGCAAGAGCTCAACAGCTCCTGGATCTGCAGCTGCAAACCCGAACAGAGGTAGTCTGATTGCTGTGGGACCAGACGGTCGTGGAGGGAATGTCAAAATTCTGAGGGACCTTGGCCGATTCCAA GATAGCAAGTCTCAAGCACTGTGGCCAAAGGCGCCGAAGGTTGGAAGCAAAGGTGGCCAATCTCAGATAGATCACTTCTTTGGCAAGAGATGA